A section of the Pygocentrus nattereri isolate fPygNat1 chromosome 18, fPygNat1.pri, whole genome shotgun sequence genome encodes:
- the LOC108428852 gene encoding coiled-coil domain-containing protein 17-like isoform X2: MDSLVCSTCNMSFRSSHFLAKHKERFCIGDADHQTQESDFTQTMGERIRELRRKHQQERNNKGTQRSQQNLDTTTQHELRKRNSEPTADRTHPQIQDLFEIPKRQAPQSSDSKKWNKQRREINQQELIVQNRKVAQLEKMLLELKEQEKRNTTLLESLIDHLQHDPTEPTAVTSKGRDTLQSSNPHLLIPETREEVTQTYVPVYGGGVLSSEISTLRLSYLQNGGKDPHILAQLQDLLNEALNVEILPFPKTYHTERTKHGPKPKDNKKDFFRELISTEIKNQHLEEEIRRLQLRKRRSAMTRKTPDYQPSEQEMRSMKMDIDLLKNEIEINHLRKMIRSRKVEPTLTTFPPLEEPRLQTPPYTKYSMDVSEGLSPAPYDPIVCRLMVGLYSGEQCLGSPSVLPPVYCEPFILSTHPSRYNQGQKAVLASKQAVPEVQPAPSASLVMQVQASGGYDIYGQEVTHLAPRGWVKLDIFDHHNRIISGRWKIPVRILPAKPSMTTAEVNTVPQLDNADLYLRIVNARDAEIQSAVPISIYTAGIYRYFPVTTARHHFSRQDSHEPVQTPAVQSAQVYIPPCTQSLDPPSTGLFDNPE, translated from the exons ATGGATTCATTAGTTTGTTCTACATGTAATATGTCTTTCAGATCATCGCATTTTCTTGCGAAGCATAAGGAGAGGTTCTGTATTGGGGATGCTGATCATCAGACACAGGAGTCTGATTTTACTCAAACCATG GGTGAGAGGATCAGGGAATTGCGAAGGAAACATCAGCAGGAAAGGAATAATAAAGGAACCCAAAGGAGCCAGCAGAACTTAGACACAACAACTCAGCACGAGCTACGAAAACGCAACAGCGAACCA ACAGCAGACAGAACACATCCACAAATTCAAGATCTGTTTGAGATTCCTAAGCGTCAGGCACCACAATCGAGTGACAGCAAAAAATGGAACAAGCAAAGAAGAG AGATTAATCAGCAGGAGCTCATAGTTCAAAACAGGAAAGTGGCTCAACTAGAGAAAATGCTCTTAGAGctgaaagagcaagagaagagGAACACCACGCTACTGGAGTCCCTCATAGATCACCTACAGCACGATCCCACTGAACCTACGGCAGTTACCTCTAAAGG GCGAGACACTCTCCAAAGCAGCAACCCACACCTGCTCATACCTGAGACTAGAGAGGAAGTAACACAAACCTATGTGCCTGTTTATGGGGGCGGAGTCCTTTCCTCAGAAATCAG CACTCTCCGTCTCTCCTATCTCCAGAACGGTGGGAAGGATCCTCACATATTGGCTCAGCTGCAGGACTTGTTAAATGAAGCCCTCAATGTGGAAATTCTGCCTTTCCCCAAGACCTATCACACTGAGAGAACAAAACATGGGCCAA AGCCAAAGGACAATAAGAAAGATTTCTTCAGAGAGCTCATCTCCACTGAGATCAAAAATCAGCACTTGGAGGAGGAAATCAGGAGACTGCAGTTAAGAAAGAGAAGATCTGCAATGACCAGAAAAACTCCAGACT ATCAACCTAGTGAACAGGAGATGAGGAGTATGAAGATGGACATTGACCTGTTGAAAAATGAGATTGAGATTAATCATCTGAGGAAGATGATTAGGAGCAGGAAGGTGGAACCAACCCTAACGACTTTTCCTCCTTTG GAGGAACCCAGATTACAGACACCACCCTACACCAAATACTCCATGGATGTATCAGAGGGCTTAAGTCCTGCTCCTTATGACCcaat AGTGTGTCGCTTAATGGTGGGGTTATACAGTGGAGAGCAGTGTCTGGGGAGTCCTTCTGTGTTGCCCCCAGTTTACTGTGAGCCCTTCATCTTATCCACACACCCTTCTCGATACAATCAAGGACAAAAAGCAGTCCTCGCCTCCAAGCAAGCGGTCCCAGA GGTCCAGCCTGCTCCATCGGCCTCTCTAGTGATGCAGGTGCAGGCCTCGGGAGGATATGATATCTATGGACAGGAAGTTACGCATCTAGCTCCACGGGGTTGGGTGAAGCTGGATATCTTCGACCATCACAATCGCATCATTAGTGGAAGATGGAAAATACCTGTTCGCATCCTTCCAGCCAAACCCTCAATGACAACAGCAGAAGTCAATACTGTTCCACAG CTGGACAACGCAGATCTGTACCTGAGGATTGTGAATGCAAGAGATGCAGAGATTCAGAGCGCTGTTCCAATCAGCATTTACACTGCAGGCATCTACAGATATTTTCCTGTG ACAACTGCAAGGCACCACTTCTCCAGGCAGGACTCTCATGAACCTGTCCAAACTCCAGCTGTTCAAAGTGCTCAGGTTTATATACCACCCTGCACCCAGAGCCTGGACCCACCTTCAACAGGACTGTTTGATAACCCTGAGTGA
- the LOC108428852 gene encoding coiled-coil domain-containing protein 17-like isoform X3, with amino-acid sequence MGERIRELRRKHQQERNNKGTQRSQQNLDTTTQHELRKRNSEPTADRTHPQIQDLFEIPKRQAPQSSDSKKWNKQRREINQQELIVQNRKVAQLEKMLLELKEQEKRNTTLLESLIDHLQHDPTEPTAVTSKGRDTLQSSNPHLLIPETREEVTQTYVPVYGGGVLSSEISTLRLSYLQNGGKDPHILAQLQDLLNEALNVEILPFPKTYHTERTKHGPKPKDNKKDFFRELISTEIKNQHLEEEIRRLQLRKRRSAMTRKTPDYQPSEQEMRSMKMDIDLLKNEIEINHLRKMIRSRKVEPTLTTFPPLEEPRLQTPPYTKYSMDVSEGLSPAPYDPMAGFVVFYDFLLGLCPSYRVCRLMVGLYSGEQCLGSPSVLPPVYCEPFILSTHPSRYNQGQKAVLASKQAVPEVQPAPSASLVMQVQASGGYDIYGQEVTHLAPRGWVKLDIFDHHNRIISGRWKIPVRILPAKPSMTTAEVNTVPQLDNADLYLRIVNARDAEIQSAVPISIYTAGIYRYFPVTTARHHFSRQDSHEPVQTPAVQSAQVYIPPCTQSLDPPSTGLFDNPE; translated from the exons ATG GGTGAGAGGATCAGGGAATTGCGAAGGAAACATCAGCAGGAAAGGAATAATAAAGGAACCCAAAGGAGCCAGCAGAACTTAGACACAACAACTCAGCACGAGCTACGAAAACGCAACAGCGAACCA ACAGCAGACAGAACACATCCACAAATTCAAGATCTGTTTGAGATTCCTAAGCGTCAGGCACCACAATCGAGTGACAGCAAAAAATGGAACAAGCAAAGAAGAG AGATTAATCAGCAGGAGCTCATAGTTCAAAACAGGAAAGTGGCTCAACTAGAGAAAATGCTCTTAGAGctgaaagagcaagagaagagGAACACCACGCTACTGGAGTCCCTCATAGATCACCTACAGCACGATCCCACTGAACCTACGGCAGTTACCTCTAAAGG GCGAGACACTCTCCAAAGCAGCAACCCACACCTGCTCATACCTGAGACTAGAGAGGAAGTAACACAAACCTATGTGCCTGTTTATGGGGGCGGAGTCCTTTCCTCAGAAATCAG CACTCTCCGTCTCTCCTATCTCCAGAACGGTGGGAAGGATCCTCACATATTGGCTCAGCTGCAGGACTTGTTAAATGAAGCCCTCAATGTGGAAATTCTGCCTTTCCCCAAGACCTATCACACTGAGAGAACAAAACATGGGCCAA AGCCAAAGGACAATAAGAAAGATTTCTTCAGAGAGCTCATCTCCACTGAGATCAAAAATCAGCACTTGGAGGAGGAAATCAGGAGACTGCAGTTAAGAAAGAGAAGATCTGCAATGACCAGAAAAACTCCAGACT ATCAACCTAGTGAACAGGAGATGAGGAGTATGAAGATGGACATTGACCTGTTGAAAAATGAGATTGAGATTAATCATCTGAGGAAGATGATTAGGAGCAGGAAGGTGGAACCAACCCTAACGACTTTTCCTCCTTTG GAGGAACCCAGATTACAGACACCACCCTACACCAAATACTCCATGGATGTATCAGAGGGCTTAAGTCCTGCTCCTTATGACCcaat GGCAGGTTTCGTGGTGTTTTATGATTTCCTCTTAGGCTTATGTCCATCATACAGAGTGTGTCGCTTAATGGTGGGGTTATACAGTGGAGAGCAGTGTCTGGGGAGTCCTTCTGTGTTGCCCCCAGTTTACTGTGAGCCCTTCATCTTATCCACACACCCTTCTCGATACAATCAAGGACAAAAAGCAGTCCTCGCCTCCAAGCAAGCGGTCCCAGA GGTCCAGCCTGCTCCATCGGCCTCTCTAGTGATGCAGGTGCAGGCCTCGGGAGGATATGATATCTATGGACAGGAAGTTACGCATCTAGCTCCACGGGGTTGGGTGAAGCTGGATATCTTCGACCATCACAATCGCATCATTAGTGGAAGATGGAAAATACCTGTTCGCATCCTTCCAGCCAAACCCTCAATGACAACAGCAGAAGTCAATACTGTTCCACAG CTGGACAACGCAGATCTGTACCTGAGGATTGTGAATGCAAGAGATGCAGAGATTCAGAGCGCTGTTCCAATCAGCATTTACACTGCAGGCATCTACAGATATTTTCCTGTG ACAACTGCAAGGCACCACTTCTCCAGGCAGGACTCTCATGAACCTGTCCAAACTCCAGCTGTTCAAAGTGCTCAGGTTTATATACCACCCTGCACCCAGAGCCTGGACCCACCTTCAACAGGACTGTTTGATAACCCTGAGTGA
- the LOC108428852 gene encoding coiled-coil domain-containing protein 17-like isoform X1, producing MDSLVCSTCNMSFRSSHFLAKHKERFCIGDADHQTQESDFTQTMGERIRELRRKHQQERNNKGTQRSQQNLDTTTQHELRKRNSEPTADRTHPQIQDLFEIPKRQAPQSSDSKKWNKQRREINQQELIVQNRKVAQLEKMLLELKEQEKRNTTLLESLIDHLQHDPTEPTAVTSKGRDTLQSSNPHLLIPETREEVTQTYVPVYGGGVLSSEISTLRLSYLQNGGKDPHILAQLQDLLNEALNVEILPFPKTYHTERTKHGPKPKDNKKDFFRELISTEIKNQHLEEEIRRLQLRKRRSAMTRKTPDYQPSEQEMRSMKMDIDLLKNEIEINHLRKMIRSRKVEPTLTTFPPLEEPRLQTPPYTKYSMDVSEGLSPAPYDPMAGFVVFYDFLLGLCPSYRVCRLMVGLYSGEQCLGSPSVLPPVYCEPFILSTHPSRYNQGQKAVLASKQAVPEVQPAPSASLVMQVQASGGYDIYGQEVTHLAPRGWVKLDIFDHHNRIISGRWKIPVRILPAKPSMTTAEVNTVPQLDNADLYLRIVNARDAEIQSAVPISIYTAGIYRYFPVTTARHHFSRQDSHEPVQTPAVQSAQVYIPPCTQSLDPPSTGLFDNPE from the exons ATGGATTCATTAGTTTGTTCTACATGTAATATGTCTTTCAGATCATCGCATTTTCTTGCGAAGCATAAGGAGAGGTTCTGTATTGGGGATGCTGATCATCAGACACAGGAGTCTGATTTTACTCAAACCATG GGTGAGAGGATCAGGGAATTGCGAAGGAAACATCAGCAGGAAAGGAATAATAAAGGAACCCAAAGGAGCCAGCAGAACTTAGACACAACAACTCAGCACGAGCTACGAAAACGCAACAGCGAACCA ACAGCAGACAGAACACATCCACAAATTCAAGATCTGTTTGAGATTCCTAAGCGTCAGGCACCACAATCGAGTGACAGCAAAAAATGGAACAAGCAAAGAAGAG AGATTAATCAGCAGGAGCTCATAGTTCAAAACAGGAAAGTGGCTCAACTAGAGAAAATGCTCTTAGAGctgaaagagcaagagaagagGAACACCACGCTACTGGAGTCCCTCATAGATCACCTACAGCACGATCCCACTGAACCTACGGCAGTTACCTCTAAAGG GCGAGACACTCTCCAAAGCAGCAACCCACACCTGCTCATACCTGAGACTAGAGAGGAAGTAACACAAACCTATGTGCCTGTTTATGGGGGCGGAGTCCTTTCCTCAGAAATCAG CACTCTCCGTCTCTCCTATCTCCAGAACGGTGGGAAGGATCCTCACATATTGGCTCAGCTGCAGGACTTGTTAAATGAAGCCCTCAATGTGGAAATTCTGCCTTTCCCCAAGACCTATCACACTGAGAGAACAAAACATGGGCCAA AGCCAAAGGACAATAAGAAAGATTTCTTCAGAGAGCTCATCTCCACTGAGATCAAAAATCAGCACTTGGAGGAGGAAATCAGGAGACTGCAGTTAAGAAAGAGAAGATCTGCAATGACCAGAAAAACTCCAGACT ATCAACCTAGTGAACAGGAGATGAGGAGTATGAAGATGGACATTGACCTGTTGAAAAATGAGATTGAGATTAATCATCTGAGGAAGATGATTAGGAGCAGGAAGGTGGAACCAACCCTAACGACTTTTCCTCCTTTG GAGGAACCCAGATTACAGACACCACCCTACACCAAATACTCCATGGATGTATCAGAGGGCTTAAGTCCTGCTCCTTATGACCcaat GGCAGGTTTCGTGGTGTTTTATGATTTCCTCTTAGGCTTATGTCCATCATACAGAGTGTGTCGCTTAATGGTGGGGTTATACAGTGGAGAGCAGTGTCTGGGGAGTCCTTCTGTGTTGCCCCCAGTTTACTGTGAGCCCTTCATCTTATCCACACACCCTTCTCGATACAATCAAGGACAAAAAGCAGTCCTCGCCTCCAAGCAAGCGGTCCCAGA GGTCCAGCCTGCTCCATCGGCCTCTCTAGTGATGCAGGTGCAGGCCTCGGGAGGATATGATATCTATGGACAGGAAGTTACGCATCTAGCTCCACGGGGTTGGGTGAAGCTGGATATCTTCGACCATCACAATCGCATCATTAGTGGAAGATGGAAAATACCTGTTCGCATCCTTCCAGCCAAACCCTCAATGACAACAGCAGAAGTCAATACTGTTCCACAG CTGGACAACGCAGATCTGTACCTGAGGATTGTGAATGCAAGAGATGCAGAGATTCAGAGCGCTGTTCCAATCAGCATTTACACTGCAGGCATCTACAGATATTTTCCTGTG ACAACTGCAAGGCACCACTTCTCCAGGCAGGACTCTCATGAACCTGTCCAAACTCCAGCTGTTCAAAGTGCTCAGGTTTATATACCACCCTGCACCCAGAGCCTGGACCCACCTTCAACAGGACTGTTTGATAACCCTGAGTGA
- the smad2 gene encoding mothers against decapentaplegic homolog 2 isoform X3, giving the protein MSSILPFTPPVVKRLLGWKKSASGSVGAGGGGEQNGQEEKWCEKAVKSLVKKLKKTGQLDELEKAITTQSNNTKCVTIPRSLDGRLQVSHRKGLPHVIYCRLWRWPDLHSHHELRAIDTCEYAFNLKKDEVCVNPYHYQRVETPVLPPVLVPRHTEILTELPPLDDYTHNIPENTNFPAGIEPPNNYIPETPPPGYISEDGETSDQQLNQSMDTGSPAELSPSTLSPVNHGMDLQPVTYSEPAFWCSIAYYELNQRVGETFHASQPSLTVDGFTDPSNSERFCLGLLSNVNRNATVEMTRRHIGRGVRLYYIGGEVFAECLSDSAIFVQSPNCNQRYGWHPATVCKIPPGCNLKIFNNQEFAALLAQSVNQGFEAVYQLTRMCTIRMSFVKGWGAEYRRQTVTSTPCWIELHLNGPLQWLDKVLTQMGSPTVRCSSMS; this is encoded by the exons ATGTCGTCCATCTTACCGTTCACCCCTCCGGTGGTGAAGCGCCTGCTGGGTTGGAAGAAATCTGCCAGTGGCTCGGTTGGAGCGGGTGGGGGCGGAGAGCAGAACGGCCAGGAGGAGAAATGGTGCGAGAAGGCTGTGAAGAGCTTGGTGAAGAAGTTGAAGAAGACAGGCCAGCTGGACGAGCTGGAGAAAGCAATCACCACACAGAGCAACAACACCAAGTGTGTGACCATTCCCAG ATCCCTGGACGGCCGTCTGCAGGTGTCTCACCGTAAGGGGCTGCCTCATGTCATCTACTGTCGGCTGTGGCGATGGCCGGACCTACACAGCCACCACGAGCTACGCGCCATCGACACCTGCGAGTACGCCTTCAACCTCAAAAAGGACGAGGTGTGCGTCAACCCCTACCACTACCAGCGGGTGGAGACACCAG TCCTTCCTCCTGTCCTAGTGCCAAGACACACGGAGATTCTGACTGAGCTGCCTCCTCTGGATGACTACACCCATAACATTCCTGAAAACACCAACTTTCCTGCTGGGATTGAACCCCCTAACAACTACATACCag AGACTCCTCCACCAGGCTACATCAGTGAGGATGGAGAGACCAGTGACCAGCAGTTGAATCAAAGTATGGACACAG GCTCTCCTGCAGAACTGTCGCCGAGCACGCTCTCACCCGTCAATCATGGCATGG ATCTGCAGCCGGTGACCTATTCAGAACCTGCCTTCTGGTGCTCCATAGCCTATTATGAGTTGAACCAGCGGGTGGGGGAGACATTCCATGCCTCACAGCCCTCCCTCACCGTGGACGGCTTCACAGACCCCTCCAACTCGGAGCGTTTCTGTCTGGGACTCCTGTCCAACGTCAACCGCAATGCCACTGTGGAGATGACCCGCAGACACATAG GCCGAGGAGTCAGGCTGTATTACATTGGCGGAGAAGTGTTTGCTGAGTGTCTTAGTGACAGTGCCATCTTTGTTCAAAGCCCCAACTGTAACCAGAGGTATGGCTGGCACCCTGCGACCGTCTGCAAAATCCCCCCAG GCTGTAACCTGAAGATCTTCAACAACCAGGAGTTTGCTGCCCTCTTGGCCCAGTCAGTGAACCAGGGCTTTGAGGCTGTATATCAGCTGACCAGAATGTGCACCATTCGCATGAGCTTTGTCAAAGGCTGGGGTGCTGAGTACAG ACGGCAGACTGTGACGAGCACTCCGTGCTGGATCGAGCTGCACTTGAACGGTCCACTGCAGTGGCTAGACAAGGTTCTGACCCAAATGGGCTCTCCCACTGTCCGCTGCTCCAGTATGTCCTAA
- the smad2 gene encoding mothers against decapentaplegic homolog 2 isoform X1 gives MSSILPFTPPVVKRLLGWKKSASGSVGAGGGGEQNGQEEKWCEKAVKSLVKKLKKTGQLDELEKAITTQSNNTKCVTIPSNCSEIWGLSTPNTIEQWDTSGVYSYPDQTRSLDGRLQVSHRKGLPHVIYCRLWRWPDLHSHHELRAIDTCEYAFNLKKDEVCVNPYHYQRVETPVLPPVLVPRHTEILTELPPLDDYTHNIPENTNFPAGIEPPNNYIPETPPPGYISEDGETSDQQLNQSMDTGSPAELSPSTLSPVNHGMDLQPVTYSEPAFWCSIAYYELNQRVGETFHASQPSLTVDGFTDPSNSERFCLGLLSNVNRNATVEMTRRHIGRGVRLYYIGGEVFAECLSDSAIFVQSPNCNQRYGWHPATVCKIPPGCNLKIFNNQEFAALLAQSVNQGFEAVYQLTRMCTIRMSFVKGWGAEYRRQTVTSTPCWIELHLNGPLQWLDKVLTQMGSPTVRCSSMS, from the exons ATGTCGTCCATCTTACCGTTCACCCCTCCGGTGGTGAAGCGCCTGCTGGGTTGGAAGAAATCTGCCAGTGGCTCGGTTGGAGCGGGTGGGGGCGGAGAGCAGAACGGCCAGGAGGAGAAATGGTGCGAGAAGGCTGTGAAGAGCTTGGTGAAGAAGTTGAAGAAGACAGGCCAGCTGGACGAGCTGGAGAAAGCAATCACCACACAGAGCAACAACACCAAGTGTGTGACCATTCCCAG CAATTGCTCTGAAATTTGGGGACTGAGTACACCAAATACGATAGAACAGTGGGATACCTCAGGCGTATACAGCTACCCTGACCAAACCAG ATCCCTGGACGGCCGTCTGCAGGTGTCTCACCGTAAGGGGCTGCCTCATGTCATCTACTGTCGGCTGTGGCGATGGCCGGACCTACACAGCCACCACGAGCTACGCGCCATCGACACCTGCGAGTACGCCTTCAACCTCAAAAAGGACGAGGTGTGCGTCAACCCCTACCACTACCAGCGGGTGGAGACACCAG TCCTTCCTCCTGTCCTAGTGCCAAGACACACGGAGATTCTGACTGAGCTGCCTCCTCTGGATGACTACACCCATAACATTCCTGAAAACACCAACTTTCCTGCTGGGATTGAACCCCCTAACAACTACATACCag AGACTCCTCCACCAGGCTACATCAGTGAGGATGGAGAGACCAGTGACCAGCAGTTGAATCAAAGTATGGACACAG GCTCTCCTGCAGAACTGTCGCCGAGCACGCTCTCACCCGTCAATCATGGCATGG ATCTGCAGCCGGTGACCTATTCAGAACCTGCCTTCTGGTGCTCCATAGCCTATTATGAGTTGAACCAGCGGGTGGGGGAGACATTCCATGCCTCACAGCCCTCCCTCACCGTGGACGGCTTCACAGACCCCTCCAACTCGGAGCGTTTCTGTCTGGGACTCCTGTCCAACGTCAACCGCAATGCCACTGTGGAGATGACCCGCAGACACATAG GCCGAGGAGTCAGGCTGTATTACATTGGCGGAGAAGTGTTTGCTGAGTGTCTTAGTGACAGTGCCATCTTTGTTCAAAGCCCCAACTGTAACCAGAGGTATGGCTGGCACCCTGCGACCGTCTGCAAAATCCCCCCAG GCTGTAACCTGAAGATCTTCAACAACCAGGAGTTTGCTGCCCTCTTGGCCCAGTCAGTGAACCAGGGCTTTGAGGCTGTATATCAGCTGACCAGAATGTGCACCATTCGCATGAGCTTTGTCAAAGGCTGGGGTGCTGAGTACAG ACGGCAGACTGTGACGAGCACTCCGTGCTGGATCGAGCTGCACTTGAACGGTCCACTGCAGTGGCTAGACAAGGTTCTGACCCAAATGGGCTCTCCCACTGTCCGCTGCTCCAGTATGTCCTAA
- the smad2 gene encoding mothers against decapentaplegic homolog 2 isoform X2, with the protein MSSILPFTPPVVKRLLGWKKSASGSVGAGGGGEQNGQEEKWCEKAVKSLVKKLKKTGQLDELEKAITTQSNNTKCVTIPSNCSEIWGLSTPNTIEQWDTSGVYSYPDQTRSLDGRLQVSHRKGLPHVIYCRLWRWPDLHSHHELRAIDTCEYAFNLKKDEVCVNPYHYQRVETPVLPPVLVPRHTEILTELPPLDDYTHNIPENTNFPAGIEPPNNYIPETPPPGYISEDGETSDQQLNQSSPAELSPSTLSPVNHGMDLQPVTYSEPAFWCSIAYYELNQRVGETFHASQPSLTVDGFTDPSNSERFCLGLLSNVNRNATVEMTRRHIGRGVRLYYIGGEVFAECLSDSAIFVQSPNCNQRYGWHPATVCKIPPGCNLKIFNNQEFAALLAQSVNQGFEAVYQLTRMCTIRMSFVKGWGAEYRRQTVTSTPCWIELHLNGPLQWLDKVLTQMGSPTVRCSSMS; encoded by the exons ATGTCGTCCATCTTACCGTTCACCCCTCCGGTGGTGAAGCGCCTGCTGGGTTGGAAGAAATCTGCCAGTGGCTCGGTTGGAGCGGGTGGGGGCGGAGAGCAGAACGGCCAGGAGGAGAAATGGTGCGAGAAGGCTGTGAAGAGCTTGGTGAAGAAGTTGAAGAAGACAGGCCAGCTGGACGAGCTGGAGAAAGCAATCACCACACAGAGCAACAACACCAAGTGTGTGACCATTCCCAG CAATTGCTCTGAAATTTGGGGACTGAGTACACCAAATACGATAGAACAGTGGGATACCTCAGGCGTATACAGCTACCCTGACCAAACCAG ATCCCTGGACGGCCGTCTGCAGGTGTCTCACCGTAAGGGGCTGCCTCATGTCATCTACTGTCGGCTGTGGCGATGGCCGGACCTACACAGCCACCACGAGCTACGCGCCATCGACACCTGCGAGTACGCCTTCAACCTCAAAAAGGACGAGGTGTGCGTCAACCCCTACCACTACCAGCGGGTGGAGACACCAG TCCTTCCTCCTGTCCTAGTGCCAAGACACACGGAGATTCTGACTGAGCTGCCTCCTCTGGATGACTACACCCATAACATTCCTGAAAACACCAACTTTCCTGCTGGGATTGAACCCCCTAACAACTACATACCag AGACTCCTCCACCAGGCTACATCAGTGAGGATGGAGAGACCAGTGACCAGCAGTTGAATCAAA GCTCTCCTGCAGAACTGTCGCCGAGCACGCTCTCACCCGTCAATCATGGCATGG ATCTGCAGCCGGTGACCTATTCAGAACCTGCCTTCTGGTGCTCCATAGCCTATTATGAGTTGAACCAGCGGGTGGGGGAGACATTCCATGCCTCACAGCCCTCCCTCACCGTGGACGGCTTCACAGACCCCTCCAACTCGGAGCGTTTCTGTCTGGGACTCCTGTCCAACGTCAACCGCAATGCCACTGTGGAGATGACCCGCAGACACATAG GCCGAGGAGTCAGGCTGTATTACATTGGCGGAGAAGTGTTTGCTGAGTGTCTTAGTGACAGTGCCATCTTTGTTCAAAGCCCCAACTGTAACCAGAGGTATGGCTGGCACCCTGCGACCGTCTGCAAAATCCCCCCAG GCTGTAACCTGAAGATCTTCAACAACCAGGAGTTTGCTGCCCTCTTGGCCCAGTCAGTGAACCAGGGCTTTGAGGCTGTATATCAGCTGACCAGAATGTGCACCATTCGCATGAGCTTTGTCAAAGGCTGGGGTGCTGAGTACAG ACGGCAGACTGTGACGAGCACTCCGTGCTGGATCGAGCTGCACTTGAACGGTCCACTGCAGTGGCTAGACAAGGTTCTGACCCAAATGGGCTCTCCCACTGTCCGCTGCTCCAGTATGTCCTAA